The proteins below come from a single Blattabacterium cuenoti genomic window:
- the argS gene encoding arginine--tRNA ligase, with amino-acid sequence MDNHQFQSVEEVTIKAIFLLYKIDNIQLNFQYPKKNHTWDISLILFPIYNRIGNSISIKDIGENIGKYVKKKFNGLIKFSVIKGFLNFFFHNDYYLFILRKISNLDFIYKFNFCQKKNILIEYSSPNANKPLHLGHLRNMLIGSSISNILKMIGHNVIQVQIINDRGIHICKSMIAWKKFGDRESPKKIKMKGDHFVGKYYNLFEKIYNEEIKKFRKNEVPILKKARELLIKWENGDSTTRDIWRKMNKWVYEGFKKTYEKIGIKFDHTEYESDIYNFGKKIIIKGLKRGIFFKKEDGSIWIDLTKEGYNFKLLLRDDKTSVYLTQDIGTAIKRFKEFKIDKMIYIVGKEQENHFNILFSILNRLGFSWVKKLFHLSYEMVFLPSGKMQSRIGNVVNIDDLLSKIIHTAKNKFSQKYLIFNKKKGEKICYKQVGLSALKYYFLQIDPKKKIIFNPIKSIDFKGKTGVYIQYTYSRIRSLEKNFFKSCFFINYRWNNIILDDCEKNVINTIQKYPIIMVKSADNLNPSLLANYIYELSKKFNHLYQEKKLIDPLNIIYSNIYMNIIHIIGNILKIGMNLLGINMVDHM; translated from the coding sequence ATGGATAATCATCAATTCCAATCAGTGGAAGAAGTAACGATAAAAGCAATATTTTTATTATATAAAATTGATAATATTCAACTAAATTTTCAATACCCTAAAAAAAATCATACATGGGATATATCTTTAATATTATTTCCTATTTATAATAGAATTGGAAATTCTATATCTATAAAAGATATAGGAGAAAATATAGGAAAATATGTAAAAAAAAAATTTAATGGATTAATTAAATTTTCTGTTATTAAAGGATTTTTAAATTTTTTTTTTCATAATGATTATTATCTTTTTATTCTTAGAAAAATATCCAATTTAGATTTTATTTATAAATTTAATTTTTGTCAAAAAAAGAATATTCTCATAGAATATTCTTCTCCAAATGCTAATAAACCACTTCATTTAGGTCATTTAAGAAATATGTTAATTGGATCATCTATTTCTAATATATTAAAAATGATTGGACATAACGTTATACAAGTTCAAATAATAAATGACAGAGGAATACATATTTGTAAATCTATGATAGCTTGGAAAAAATTTGGAGATAGAGAAAGTCCAAAAAAAATTAAAATGAAAGGCGATCATTTTGTTGGAAAATATTATAATTTATTCGAAAAAATATATAATGAAGAAATAAAAAAATTTAGAAAAAATGAAGTTCCTATTTTAAAAAAAGCTAGAGAATTATTAATAAAATGGGAGAATGGTGATTCTACTACTAGAGATATATGGAGAAAAATGAATAAATGGGTTTATGAGGGGTTTAAAAAAACTTATGAAAAAATTGGAATAAAATTTGATCATACCGAATATGAAAGTGATATATATAATTTTGGAAAAAAAATTATAATTAAAGGACTAAAAAGGGGAATTTTTTTTAAAAAAGAAGATGGATCTATTTGGATAGATTTAACAAAAGAAGGTTATAATTTTAAACTTTTATTACGAGATGATAAAACATCTGTATATCTTACTCAAGATATAGGAACTGCTATAAAACGTTTTAAAGAATTTAAAATAGATAAAATGATTTATATTGTCGGTAAAGAACAAGAGAATCATTTTAATATACTTTTTAGTATTTTAAATCGATTAGGTTTTTCTTGGGTAAAAAAATTATTTCATTTGTCATATGAAATGGTTTTTTTACCTAGTGGTAAAATGCAATCTAGAATAGGAAATGTTGTGAATATAGATGATCTTCTTTCAAAGATAATTCATACTGCAAAAAATAAATTTTCTCAAAAATATTTAATTTTTAATAAAAAAAAAGGAGAAAAAATTTGTTATAAACAAGTAGGATTAAGTGCATTGAAATATTACTTTTTACAAATAGATCCAAAAAAGAAAATTATTTTCAATCCAATTAAATCTATAGATTTTAAAGGAAAAACTGGAGTTTATATTCAGTATACTTATTCTAGAATTCGTTCTTTAGAAAAAAATTTTTTTAAATCATGTTTTTTCATAAATTATAGATGGAATAATATTATATTAGACGATTGTGAAAAAAATGTTATTAATACTATTCAAAAATATCCAATAATTATGGTAAAATCAGCTGATAATTTGAATCCATCTTTATTAGCTAATTATATTTATGAATTATCTAAAAAATTCAATCATTTATATCAAGAAAAAAAATTAATAGATCCGTTAAATATCATTTATAGTAATATATATATGAATATAATCCATATTATTGGAAATATTTTAAAAATTGGTATGAACTTATTAGGTATAAATATGGTTGATCATATGTAA
- a CDS encoding branched-chain amino acid aminotransferase, whose protein sequence is MKIKKISYSRIKKVNFDKIKFGNFYSDHMFCSEFKNGKWKNSVIKPFGNIMISPISLVFHYGQAVFEGMKAYKDRKNKVFLFRPEDNFRRFNKSAIRLEMPPLPKDIFMNGLKKLIDIDRDWIPNNYGQSLYIRPFLIATNGILSAKPSKDYMFMIISTPVDTYYKNPLKIKIEEKYSRSASGGVGFTKAAGNYASSFYPTRLANEEGFDQILWTDSSTHTKIEESGTMNVVFWLKNKLVTPKPNENILNGITCKSILSIAEREKIKVEKRDLSVLEIIEGLKKGYLKEAFGCGTAAVVSFFKMIHYKGTNFELPNLQKHDRLSLKLKKKLLDIQHNLSEDPFGWRVLLK, encoded by the coding sequence ATGAAAATAAAAAAAATATCATATTCAAGGATAAAAAAAGTTAATTTTGATAAAATTAAATTTGGAAATTTTTATTCAGATCACATGTTTTGTTCTGAATTTAAAAATGGTAAATGGAAAAACTCTGTTATTAAACCATTCGGAAATATAATGATATCTCCTATTTCTTTAGTATTTCATTATGGACAGGCAGTTTTTGAAGGAATGAAAGCTTATAAAGATAGAAAAAATAAAGTTTTTTTATTTCGTCCAGAAGATAATTTTAGAAGATTTAATAAATCTGCTATTCGTTTAGAAATGCCTCCCCTTCCCAAGGATATATTTATGAATGGATTAAAAAAATTAATAGATATAGATAGAGATTGGATTCCCAATAATTATGGACAATCTTTATATATTCGTCCGTTTTTAATAGCAACAAATGGAATTCTTTCTGCTAAACCATCTAAAGATTATATGTTTATGATAATATCTACACCAGTAGATACTTATTATAAAAATCCTTTAAAAATAAAAATAGAAGAGAAATATAGTCGTTCTGCTTCAGGAGGAGTAGGATTTACTAAAGCTGCCGGAAATTATGCTTCTTCTTTTTATCCAACTAGATTAGCAAATGAAGAAGGATTTGATCAAATTCTTTGGACCGATTCTTCTACTCATACAAAAATAGAAGAGTCAGGAACTATGAATGTAGTTTTTTGGTTAAAAAATAAATTAGTTACTCCAAAACCTAATGAAAACATATTAAATGGAATTACTTGCAAAAGCATACTTTCTATAGCAGAAAGAGAAAAAATTAAAGTAGAAAAGAGAGATTTAAGTGTTTTAGAAATAATAGAAGGATTAAAGAAAGGTTATTTAAAAGAGGCATTTGGATGTGGAACTGCGGCTGTTGTTAGTTTTTTTAAAATGATTCATTATAAAGGAACTAATTTCGAATTACCTAATTTACAAAAACATGATAGATTATCACTTAAATTAAAAAAAAAGCTTTTAGACATACAACATAATTTATCAGAAGATCCTTTTGGATGGAGAGTCTTATTAAAATAA
- a CDS encoding alpha-ketoacid dehydrogenase subunit alpha/beta translates to MNKKNFSDFITNEKSFKSFKKMILDDYKLARISREISILGRREVLNGKAKFGIFGDGKEIPQLAMSKIFKNGDFRSGYYRDQTFMLAIGALTVKSFFSQLYAHSNLKAEPTSSGRMMTSHFGTRFLDKNGSFQDLSELKNSSADISCTASQMPRLLGLAQASKIYRELNTLKNSHKKFSKNGNEVAFGTIGNASISEGLFWETINAASVLQIPIILSIWDDEYGISVPNKYHFSKKNISDLLQGFCRNNTEKGIEIFQVNGYDYINLIKTYIKANRIARYEYVPVIIHVTNLTQPQGHSTSSSHERYKSKKRLEWEKENDGIKKFRDWILKFNFNGTKIVDGDYRLNKIDTESKKYVQNKQKEAWSNYIKSINKIKYEVFNIIKHIHEEYPNYNWIKNYMNDLYHKNLITKKSIFSSSKKILFSLNQINSNSFHSTSIKSLKNWIKTKSQEEQKNYSSHLYSSSKHSLKRMNEVFPIYNWRSLKVDGRIILRDNFDKLLELYPDLLIFGEDVGRMGDVNKGLEGLQKKYGKTRVFDTGIRESTIIGQGIGLAMRGLRPIVEIQYVDYLLYALQIISDDLACLQYRTRGGQKSPLIIRTRGHRLEGIWHSGSPMGGIINYLRGILILVPRNMVKAAGFYNTLLSLDDPALVIECLNGYRIKEILPSNLGNFKTPIGIVEKTRIGKDITIVTYGSTWRIVNNAVKELSKFNIDSEIIDVQSLLPFDIKKDIVKSLKKTNRLLIVDEDVPGGASAYILQNILECQKGYYHLDYPPVTITAKEHRPPYGSDGDYFSKPSIEDIVEKVLEMMNENS, encoded by the coding sequence ATGAATAAAAAAAATTTTTCTGATTTCATCACTAATGAAAAATCTTTTAAATCATTTAAAAAGATGATATTAGATGACTATAAATTAGCTAGAATTAGTAGAGAGATTAGTATTTTAGGAAGAAGAGAAGTTTTAAATGGTAAAGCAAAATTTGGAATATTTGGTGATGGAAAAGAAATTCCTCAGTTAGCTATGTCTAAAATATTTAAAAATGGTGATTTTCGTTCTGGATATTATCGAGATCAAACTTTTATGTTGGCGATTGGAGCATTGACAGTAAAAAGTTTTTTTTCACAATTATATGCACATTCAAATTTAAAAGCAGAACCTACATCTTCTGGAAGAATGATGACTTCTCATTTTGGAACCCGTTTTTTAGATAAAAATGGATCTTTCCAAGATCTTTCTGAACTAAAAAATTCTAGTGCAGATATTTCATGTACAGCATCTCAAATGCCTAGATTATTAGGATTAGCTCAAGCATCAAAAATTTATAGAGAATTAAATACTTTAAAAAATAGTCATAAAAAATTTTCTAAAAATGGGAATGAAGTGGCATTTGGTACTATTGGTAACGCAAGTATATCTGAAGGATTATTTTGGGAAACAATAAATGCTGCTTCAGTATTACAAATTCCTATTATATTATCAATATGGGATGATGAATACGGGATATCAGTCCCTAATAAATATCATTTTTCAAAAAAAAATATTAGTGATCTTTTGCAGGGATTTTGTAGGAATAATACAGAAAAAGGAATTGAAATTTTTCAAGTAAACGGATATGATTATATAAATCTTATAAAAACATATATTAAAGCCAATAGAATAGCTCGTTATGAATATGTTCCAGTAATTATACATGTTACTAATTTAACTCAACCTCAAGGTCATTCAACTTCTTCATCACATGAAAGATATAAATCAAAGAAAAGATTAGAATGGGAAAAAGAAAATGATGGAATAAAAAAATTTAGAGATTGGATTTTAAAATTTAATTTTAATGGAACTAAAATAGTTGATGGAGATTATCGTCTAAATAAAATAGATACAGAATCAAAAAAATATGTACAAAATAAACAAAAAGAAGCTTGGAGTAATTATATTAAATCTATTAATAAAATTAAATATGAAGTTTTTAATATTATAAAACATATACACGAAGAATATCCAAATTATAATTGGATAAAAAATTATATGAATGATTTATATCATAAAAATTTAATTACTAAAAAATCAATATTTAGTTCATCTAAAAAAATACTATTTTCATTAAATCAAATAAATTCAAATTCTTTTCATTCAACTTCCATAAAGTCATTAAAAAATTGGATAAAAACAAAATCTCAAGAAGAACAAAAAAATTATTCTTCACATTTGTATAGTAGCTCTAAACATTCATTGAAAAGAATGAATGAAGTTTTTCCCATATATAATTGGAGATCATTAAAAGTAGACGGTAGAATTATTTTAAGAGATAATTTTGATAAATTATTAGAATTATATCCGGATCTTTTAATCTTTGGAGAAGATGTTGGAAGAATGGGAGATGTAAATAAAGGATTGGAAGGGTTACAAAAAAAATATGGTAAAACCCGTGTTTTTGATACAGGAATAAGAGAATCTACTATTATAGGACAAGGGATCGGATTAGCTATGCGGGGATTACGTCCTATAGTTGAAATACAATACGTCGATTATCTTCTTTATGCTTTACAAATTATTAGTGATGATTTGGCATGTTTACAATATAGAACAAGAGGGGGGCAAAAATCCCCATTAATTATTAGAACCAGAGGGCACCGCTTAGAAGGAATATGGCATTCTGGTTCTCCTATGGGAGGAATTATTAATTATCTAAGAGGAATTTTAATATTAGTTCCTAGAAATATGGTTAAAGCAGCTGGTTTTTATAATACATTATTGTCTTTAGATGATCCAGCTTTAGTTATTGAATGTCTTAATGGATATAGAATAAAAGAAATATTACCGAGTAATCTCGGTAATTTTAAAACTCCTATTGGAATAGTAGAAAAAACAAGAATAGGTAAAGATATTACGATAGTAACTTATGGTTCTACCTGGAGAATTGTAAATAATGCAGTTAAAGAATTATCTAAATTTAATATAGATTCTGAAATTATTGATGTTCAATCTTTATTACCGTTTGATATAAAAAAAGATATAGTAAAAAGTTTAAAAAAAACTAATAGATTATTAATAGTAGATGAAGATGTCCCTGGAGGTGCTTCTGCGTATATATTACAAAATATATTAGAATGTCAAAAAGGATATTATCATTTAGATTATCCTCCGGTTACAATAACTGCTAAAGAACATAGACCCCCATATGGATCAGATGGAGATTATTTTTCTAAACCGTCTATAGAAGATATTGTAGAAAAAGTTTTAGAAATGATGAATGAAAATTCATAA
- a CDS encoding nucleoside-diphosphate kinase, translating to MAKIDIFPGNFTLSIIKPDAIENGYISNILIKIMDDGFKITAIKTITSSKKSMIKFYEIHEKKSFFNSLINFMSSAPIIPMILKKKNAVKDFRKLIGNTNPLIAKKGTIRNLYATSLEKNAIHGSDNNSNAIRECKFFFPNLLSL from the coding sequence ATGGCCAAAATAGATATTTTTCCTGGAAATTTTACTCTTTCTATTATAAAACCAGATGCAATTGAAAACGGATATATATCTAATATTTTAATTAAAATAATGGATGATGGATTTAAAATAACAGCCATTAAAACTATTACTAGTTCTAAAAAATCAATGATAAAGTTTTATGAAATACATGAGAAGAAATCATTTTTCAATTCTTTAATAAATTTTATGTCTTCCGCTCCAATAATTCCTATGATTTTAAAAAAAAAAAATGCAGTAAAAGATTTCAGAAAATTAATAGGAAATACAAATCCATTAATTGCTAAAAAAGGAACAATAAGAAATTTATATGCAACTTCCTTAGAAAAGAATGCTATTCACGGATCTGATAATAATAGTAATGCTATAAGAGAATGTAAGTTCTTTTTTCCAAATCTATTATCTTTATAA
- a CDS encoding LemA family protein, whose amino-acid sequence MKKIFIYILIILFITGLWGINIYNNLIQLDQKIKTQWSQIESVYQRRSDLIPNLVNTVKGSALFENQTLNQIVEARSRASSVHLDSNNLNQNQIDKFQKTQEYLNNYVGKLLIVVENYPNIKSTENFYELQNQLEGTENRINVERYKFNEEVNNFNSYRNQFPIIIIANFFEKFQEKGYFKIQKESKNNPKVDFSLY is encoded by the coding sequence ATGAAAAAAATTTTTATTTATATATTAATAATATTATTTATAACTGGATTATGGGGGATTAACATATATAATAATTTAATACAATTAGATCAAAAAATAAAAACTCAATGGAGTCAAATTGAAAGTGTTTATCAAAGGAGATCAGACTTAATTCCAAATTTAGTCAATACAGTAAAAGGATCAGCATTATTCGAAAATCAAACATTAAATCAAATAGTAGAAGCTAGATCACGAGCAAGCTCTGTCCATTTAGATTCAAATAATCTAAATCAAAATCAGATAGATAAATTTCAAAAAACACAAGAATACTTAAATAATTATGTAGGAAAATTATTAATAGTAGTAGAGAATTATCCAAATATTAAATCTACAGAGAATTTTTATGAATTACAAAATCAATTAGAGGGAACCGAAAATAGGATTAATGTTGAAAGATACAAATTTAATGAAGAAGTAAACAATTTTAATTCTTATAGAAATCAATTTCCAATAATTATTATTGCAAATTTTTTTGAAAAATTTCAAGAAAAAGGATATTTCAAAATCCAAAAAGAATCTAAAAATAACCCTAAAGTTGATTTTTCATTATATTAA
- a CDS encoding TPM domain-containing protein — MKKILFIFFLFFIANSITLSSLKAKNFIVPDPPTKIYPIQDYANVLSKTEITNLNKKLISFSNKNYAKILICIINSNHNNNQNFITQQWGEKWGIGDFHKNNGIIVLISIGDRKISIQNGYGIEPFVTDFQSAKIIEKMKPFLRKNLFYKSINICTDEISKILEKKIEKENFKKKEYFSIIHLLSLIFIIIMIFYISLIGDNNSLLLFNPFIFTNIFFRDNKNLEDDDTFEGFGNGGDFGGGGSESSW, encoded by the coding sequence ATGAAAAAAATCTTATTTATATTTTTTTTATTCTTTATTGCCAATTCTATTACTCTTTCATCATTAAAAGCAAAAAATTTCATAGTTCCCGATCCACCTACTAAAATATATCCCATTCAAGATTACGCAAATGTATTATCAAAAACAGAAATAACTAATCTTAATAAAAAATTGATATCGTTTTCTAATAAAAATTATGCAAAAATTTTAATATGTATAATTAATAGTAATCATAATAATAATCAAAATTTTATAACCCAACAATGGGGCGAAAAATGGGGAATTGGGGATTTTCATAAAAATAACGGAATTATTGTACTTATTTCTATAGGAGATCGAAAAATATCTATTCAAAATGGCTATGGAATAGAACCTTTTGTAACTGATTTTCAGTCGGCAAAAATTATAGAAAAGATGAAACCATTTCTAAGAAAAAATCTTTTTTATAAATCTATAAATATTTGTACAGACGAAATTTCTAAAATATTAGAAAAAAAAATTGAAAAAGAAAACTTTAAAAAAAAAGAATATTTTTCTATTATACATTTATTATCATTAATTTTTATCATTATAATGATTTTTTATATTTCTTTAATAGGGGATAATAATTCCTTATTATTATTTAATCCATTTATATTTACAAATATATTTTTTAGAGATAATAAAAATTTAGAAGATGATGATACTTTTGAAGGTTTTGGAAATGGAGGAGATTTTGGAGGAGGTGGTAGTGAAAGTAGTTGGTAA
- a CDS encoding valine--tRNA ligase, which translates to MDIPIKYDHKFIEKEIYKKWENEDYFSSYPDNRIPYAIIMPPPNVTGVLHIGHVLNNTIQDVLIRYARMNGYNTCWIPGLDHASIATEAKVVEKLKEKGLSKFRLGRKKFINHVLQWTKTHKEIIINQIKQLGCSCDWKRLQFTMDEKLYESVIKSFIFLYKKGYIYRGYHVVNWDTKAKTTISDEEVIYKNVVGNLYYIKYKIEDENNFITVATTRPETIFGDTAICFHPNDERFYSLKGKNVIVPITNKIIPVIQDSYTDPNLGTGCFKITPAHDIYDKKIADKYQLEMINIFNEDGTINENGFHYKNMDRFESRKKIIKELKKLNLLKKIEKIDHRVGFSERTLSIIECIPSIQWFIKMKDLAIPAIEAIKKEKIKFYPKKIKNIYFQWMNKIHDWNISRQLWWGHRIPVYYYGKKINDFVVAENIKDALNKAKKKINNDQLTYNDLKQDPDVLDTWFSSWLLPLSIFDGIKSPNNPEISYYYPTENLITGSDILFFWVAKMIISGFFFREEKPFKNVFFTGIVRDYNNKKISKSLKNSPNCTKLISEYGADAVRFGVMIKTIAGKDINFDDKTCIQGRNLSNKIWNSFRLIKKWKTMVVNELTNEYIYDYINITIKWIENRFYYVLEYVENKIKEYKLDESLMILYKFFWNDFCSIFLEIMKTVTINKKYIPKNIYYSVIKNYENILKLLHPYIPFISEKVWGLLRNRKSKDSIMISSWPKMKKYDINIIYSFERIIQIITKIRNIRNENNISNSFNLILFSMKKERKEYSKILSKLVNISNIILISDQYKIDKLSFFSFFLIGTEKFFLSLDSKNKNFFIEKKNSSIISVEKKIKYLNKLLSIINKNLNNEKYRSFVPDKILSKERKKKIDTINKIRSFKEYLKYLKNQ; encoded by the coding sequence ATGGATATTCCAATTAAATATGATCATAAATTTATTGAAAAAGAAATATATAAAAAATGGGAAAATGAAGATTATTTTTCTTCTTATCCAGATAATAGAATTCCTTATGCGATTATAATGCCACCTCCAAATGTTACTGGAGTTCTACATATCGGACATGTATTAAATAATACAATACAAGATGTTTTAATTAGATATGCTAGAATGAATGGCTATAATACTTGTTGGATACCAGGATTGGATCATGCTTCTATTGCTACAGAAGCAAAAGTAGTAGAAAAATTAAAAGAAAAGGGACTATCTAAATTTAGATTAGGAAGAAAAAAATTTATAAATCATGTATTACAATGGACTAAAACCCACAAAGAAATTATCATTAATCAAATTAAACAATTAGGATGTTCTTGCGACTGGAAACGTTTACAATTTACAATGGATGAAAAACTATATGAATCTGTTATAAAATCTTTTATTTTTTTATATAAAAAAGGATATATATATAGAGGATATCATGTAGTTAATTGGGATACAAAAGCAAAAACTACTATCTCTGATGAAGAAGTGATTTATAAAAATGTAGTAGGAAATCTTTATTATATAAAATATAAGATAGAAGATGAAAATAATTTTATTACTGTAGCTACTACAAGACCTGAAACAATATTTGGAGATACTGCTATTTGTTTTCATCCCAATGATGAACGTTTTTATTCTTTAAAAGGAAAAAATGTAATAGTTCCAATAACTAATAAAATTATTCCAGTAATACAAGATTCATATACAGATCCTAATTTAGGAACAGGCTGTTTTAAAATTACTCCAGCTCATGATATATACGATAAGAAAATCGCAGATAAATATCAATTAGAAATGATAAATATTTTTAATGAAGATGGAACCATTAATGAAAATGGATTTCATTATAAAAATATGGATCGATTCGAATCGAGAAAAAAAATAATTAAAGAATTAAAAAAATTAAATCTTCTAAAAAAAATAGAAAAAATTGATCATAGAGTCGGATTTTCTGAACGAACATTATCAATAATTGAATGTATTCCATCTATACAATGGTTTATTAAAATGAAAGATTTGGCTATACCAGCTATAGAAGCAATAAAAAAAGAAAAAATTAAATTTTATCCAAAAAAAATTAAAAATATTTATTTTCAATGGATGAATAAAATTCATGATTGGAATATATCTAGACAGTTATGGTGGGGGCATAGAATTCCAGTATATTATTATGGAAAAAAAATTAATGATTTTGTAGTTGCAGAAAATATAAAAGATGCCTTAAATAAAGCTAAAAAAAAAATTAATAATGATCAATTAACTTATAATGATCTAAAACAAGATCCAGACGTTTTAGATACTTGGTTTTCCTCATGGTTACTCCCTTTATCAATTTTTGATGGAATTAAATCCCCTAATAATCCAGAAATATCTTATTATTATCCTACAGAAAATTTAATTACTGGTTCTGATATTTTATTTTTTTGGGTGGCAAAAATGATCATATCTGGATTTTTTTTTAGAGAAGAAAAACCTTTTAAAAATGTTTTTTTTACTGGAATTGTTAGAGATTATAACAATAAAAAAATATCAAAATCATTAAAAAATTCTCCTAATTGTACAAAATTAATTAGTGAATATGGAGCAGATGCAGTTAGGTTTGGTGTAATGATTAAAACTATTGCTGGAAAAGATATTAATTTTGATGATAAGACTTGTATTCAAGGTAGGAACTTATCTAATAAAATTTGGAATTCTTTTCGTTTAATTAAAAAATGGAAAACAATGGTGGTCAATGAGTTAACTAATGAATATATTTACGATTATATTAATATTACTATTAAATGGATAGAAAATCGTTTTTATTATGTATTAGAATATGTTGAAAATAAAATTAAAGAATATAAATTAGATGAATCATTAATGATTTTATATAAATTTTTTTGGAATGACTTTTGTTCAATTTTTCTTGAAATAATGAAAACTGTAACTATAAATAAAAAATATATCCCTAAAAATATTTATTATTCTGTAATTAAAAATTACGAAAATATTCTAAAATTATTACATCCATACATTCCTTTTATTTCAGAAAAAGTTTGGGGGTTATTAAGAAATAGAAAATCAAAAGATTCTATAATGATATCTTCATGGCCTAAGATGAAAAAATATGATATTAATATAATTTATTCTTTTGAAAGAATTATTCAAATAATAACTAAAATACGTAATATAAGAAATGAAAATAACATATCAAATTCCTTTAATCTTATATTATTTTCTATGAAAAAAGAAAGAAAAGAATATAGTAAAATTTTATCAAAATTAGTTAATATATCAAATATAATTTTAATTTCGGATCAGTATAAAATTGATAAATTATCATTTTTTTCTTTTTTTTTAATAGGTACAGAAAAATTTTTTTTATCTTTGGATTCAAAAAATAAAAATTTTTTTATTGAAAAAAAAAACAGTAGTATAATATCTGTTGAAAAAAAAATTAAGTATTTAAATAAATTGTTATCTATAATTAATAAAAATTTAAATAATGAAAAATATAGATCTTTTGTACCCGATAAGATTCTATCTAAAGAAAGAAAGAAAAAAATAGATACCATTAATAAAATTCGTTCTTTTAAAGAATATTTAAAATATTTAAAGAATCAATAA
- a CDS encoding dihydrofolate reductase — protein sequence MKIILVASVSKNGFIGKNNNLMWHLPNDLKRFKQLTLGGTIIMGRKTFESIGKILPERLNIVLTKYNLSKIKNKIKNEKNIKIISSLKDINQLSYKKIFIIGGEQIYNKMIKKADEIELTLIHKNFYGDKKFPKIDFKIWKKVKEIICYKDNDHLYNYSFIKLVKNKVI from the coding sequence ATGAAAATAATACTAGTTGCTTCGGTTTCCAAGAATGGTTTTATAGGTAAAAATAATAATTTAATGTGGCATTTACCCAATGATTTAAAAAGATTCAAACAATTAACTTTAGGAGGAACAATTATCATGGGAAGAAAAACTTTTGAATCAATTGGAAAAATACTTCCGGAAAGATTAAACATTGTATTGACAAAATATAACTTATCAAAAATAAAAAATAAAATAAAAAATGAAAAAAATATTAAAATAATTTCTTCTTTGAAAGATATTAATCAATTATCTTATAAAAAAATATTTATAATTGGTGGTGAACAAATATACAATAAAATGATAAAAAAAGCAGATGAAATAGAGTTAACATTAATTCATAAAAACTTTTATGGAGATAAAAAATTTCCAAAAATAGATTTTAAAATCTGGAAAAAAGTAAAGGAAATTATATGTTACAAAGATAATGATCATTTATACAATTATAGTTTTATAAAATTAGTAAAAAATAAAGTTATATAA